From the genome of Pseudoliparis swirei isolate HS2019 ecotype Mariana Trench chromosome 10, NWPU_hadal_v1, whole genome shotgun sequence, one region includes:
- the LOC130200322 gene encoding UPF0606 protein KIAA1549-like, with translation MHSLLDDAFALVSPSSQGSAGLSGVSPALPGPSPQARPPGRPWCSYPAAPSPNPFSSRYAELGMSPTSVQGLLQRQGLNSAGYVSTRDQMQESVYSSRGPYEDPPSSSRPRPVGGSTGAQLHHLTQVGLSSQIAAYPGVGRSMSGPTGSSWTQQHSDQDLSRRGTSRESVLSFPEFSSSSVFQMPSSSLRDPSAPPLLLTSPTPEYPPEDASPSAHTSASLIKSIREELRRLAQKQTAVTGYP, from the exons ATGCACTCCCTATTGGATGACGCCTTCGCCCTGGTGTCGCCGTCCTCGCAGGGCAGTGCCGGGCTGAGCGGGGTAAGCCCCGCCCTGCCCGGCCCCTCCCCCCAGGCCCGCCCCCCCGGCAGGCCGTGGTGCTCTTACCCCGCTGCCCCCTCTCCCAACCCCTTCTCCTCT AGATACGCAGAGCTGGGAATGTCCCCAACATCAGTCCAGGGCCTTCTGCAGAG GCAGGGTCTAAACTCAGCAGGGTATGTTTCTACTAGAGACCAGATGCAGGAGTCGGTTTactccagcagggggccgtaCGAGGACCCCCCCTCCTCGTCCAGGCCAAGACCTGTAGGGGGcagcacag GTGCGCAGCTCCACCACTTGACCCAGGTGGGTTTGTCCAGTCAGATTGCAGCGTATCCTGGGGTGGGTCGCAGCATGTCTGGTCCCACTGGCTCTAGCTGGACCCAGCAGCACTCAGACCAGGACCTGTCCAGAAGAGGAACCagcagagagagt GTGCTGTCGTTTCCGgagttctcctcttcctctgtttttCAGATGCCCAGCTCCTCGTTAAGGGACCCAtctgctccccctctcctcctgacCTCACCGACTCCTGAGTACCCGCCAGAGGACGCCTCCCCCTCAGCCCACACCTCCGCCTCCCTTATAAAGTCCATCAGGGAGGAACTGCGACGTCTGGCCCAGAAACAGACTGCAGTGACCGGCTATCCTTAG